AGCTGGAAGCGCAAGCCATTCAGTTGAATCCTGGTCACTACAGGGCTCCCAAAGACGGACATTCTTCAGGATAACCTTGTGATAGTTGCCTTGGGAAACTCCGGCTGATTCAGTCATGGACAAGGCTCGATGAGGATGTCCGTCCATTTAAGGTCAGCTCACGGGATCCGTCAAATCGCAGGAGCTCACGCGTGGTTCTGCACCTTGACCGTGTGCAGCGTGATGTCCACCACATCGCCATCGGCGCCGACTTGCGGCATCTCGATCCAGTCGCCGACCCGCAGCATGTCGTTGCTGGTCAGCTGCACGCTGGCGACGAACGACAACAGGGTGTCCTTGTAGACCAACAGAATGACCGCCGACATGGCGCCCAGGCCCGACAGTAGCAACAGCGGCGAGCGGTCGATCAGCGTGGCGACGATGATGATCGCCCCGAACACGTACAAGACCATCTTCGCCAGTTGCACGTAGCCCTTGATCGAGCGGGTTCGGGCATGCTCCGTGCGCGCATAGATGTCCAGCAACGCGTTGAGCAGGGCGCTGATGGCCAGCACCAGGAACAGAATGGTGAAGGCCAGCGCCACGTTGCCGAGGAAGATCAGGCTGGTTTTGCTCAGTTCCGGCACCAGGTGCAGGCCGAATTGGATCACCAGCGACGGCGTCATCTGCGCCAGGCGATGAAACACCTTGTTCTGCCGAAAGTCATTGACCCAGTGCAACGCCGGTTGACGGCCCAGCATTTTGGTCGCATGAAGAATGAGATAGCGCGCCACTCGTCCGAGGGCCAGTGCCACCAGCAGCAACAAAAGCAGCCCGAGGCTGGAATGCAGGAGAGGATGCTGGTCGAGAGCACCCCAAAGGTCTTGGACGTTGAGCCAGAGCTGTTTGATATCCATGGGTAAAACCGTTCTTCTATAGGACGCGTCGGGGCGATTAGAGCATTTAAGACGCTTTGGATGACGTTTGAGGACAAAAGAGGCAACAAAAAAGCCACTGTTTACGGTCGTTTGCATAAAGAAACTCGGCCTCGGCGCTCGAAACCGTTACCCTATGCAGCTGTTTTTTTGTATTTCTTCGAGGTAGCACCCGTGTTTTCCCAATTCGCCCTGCACGAACGCCTGCTCAAAGCCGTGGCCGAGCTTAAATTTGTCGAGCCAACGCCTGTGCAAGCAGCGGCTATTCCGCTGGCGCTCCAAGGGCGTGACCTGCGGGTGACAGCGCAAACCGGCAGCGGCAAGACCGCCGCCTTCGTCTTGCCGATCCTCAACCGTCTGATCGGCCCGGCGAAAATCCGCGTCAGCATCAAGACCCTGATCCTGCTGCCCACCCGCGAGCTGGCCCAGCAGACCATCAAGGAAGTCGAGCGTTTCGCTCAGTTCACGTTCATCAAGTCCGGTCTGATCACCGGCGGTGAAGACTTCAAGGTTCAGGCCGCCATGCTGCGCAAGGTGCCGGATATCCTGATCGGTACGCCGGGCCGGATGATCGAGCAACTGAACGCCGGCAACCTCGACTTGAAAGAAGTCGAAGTGCTGGTGCTCGACGAAGCCGACCGCATGCTCGACATGGGGTTTGCCGAAGACGTGCAGCGTCTGGTGGAAGAGTGCACCAATCGCCAGCAGACCATGCTGTTCTCCGCCACCACGGGCGGTTCGGGCCTGCGCGAGATGGTCGCCAAGGTCCTGAACAACCCGGAACACCTGCAGCTGAACAACGTCAGCGATCTGAACGCGACCACCCGTCAGCAGATCATCACCGCTGACCACAACCAGCACAAAGAGCAGATCGTGAACTGGCTGCTGGCCAACGAGACCTATCAGAAGGCCATCGTGTTCACCAACACCCGTGCCATGGCCGACCGCATCTACGGCCGCCTGGTGGCCCAGGAATATAAAGCGTTCGTCCTGCACGGCGACAAGGACCAGAAAGACCGCAAGCAGGCGATCGATCGCCTGAAACAGGGCGGTGTGAAAATCCTGGTTGCCACCGACGTTGCCGCCCGTGGCCTCGACGTTGACGGCCTCGACCTGGTGATCAACTTCGACATGCCGCGCAGTGGCGACGAATACGTTCACCGTATCGGTCGCACCGGTCGTGCCGGCAACGATGGCCTGGCCATCTCGCTGATCTGCCATGGCGACTGGAACCTGATGTCGAGCATCGAGCGCTACCTCAAGCAGAGCTTCGAGCGCCGCACCATCAAGGAAGTCAAAGGCACCTACGGCGGGCCGAAAAAGGTCAAGGCCTCGGGCAAAGCCGTTGGCGTGAAGAAGAAAAAGGTCGACGCCAAGGGCGAGAAGAAGAAAACCGGCGCCAAGGCACCGACCAAGCGCAAAATTGCCAACCGCCCGAAGACCGACGCCCTGTCGCTGGTCAGCAAGGACGGCATGGCCCCGCTGAAGCGCCGCAAGCCGGAAGCGCCGGCTGCTGAATAAGGCGCGGTAGCGATCCAGTAAAAACCCGGACATTGTCCGGGTTTTTTTTCGTCCAAAGATCGCAGGCTTCGCCAGCTCCTGCATGAAGCGTGTGCGACCTGGTATTCCGAGTGCACCTGAATCCTCGGAGCTGTCGCGCGAAGCGAGGCTACGATCTTCTCTTCAACCCTCGGCTTTTTTCTCCGCCGATCCCAACTCCTTCAAACGCTGATCGATCAACTGACACTTGTCCGGTAGATCGGCGCTGGCCGTATCCAGATCCATCTTCTGCAACTCATCGTTGATCTCTTTGGCTTTCTTCGGATTCTGCTCCGTGAGCCTGGCGACTTCCTTGGCCAGCTGTTCACGTTTGGCGGTGGCTTCCTCCGGCGTGCAGGCCCAGGCGGGGAGGGCGCAAGCGAGGGTGGCGGCGAGGGTGAGTTTC
This DNA window, taken from Pseudomonas fluorescens NCIMB 11764, encodes the following:
- a CDS encoding DEAD/DEAH box helicase yields the protein MFSQFALHERLLKAVAELKFVEPTPVQAAAIPLALQGRDLRVTAQTGSGKTAAFVLPILNRLIGPAKIRVSIKTLILLPTRELAQQTIKEVERFAQFTFIKSGLITGGEDFKVQAAMLRKVPDILIGTPGRMIEQLNAGNLDLKEVEVLVLDEADRMLDMGFAEDVQRLVEECTNRQQTMLFSATTGGSGLREMVAKVLNNPEHLQLNNVSDLNATTRQQIITADHNQHKEQIVNWLLANETYQKAIVFTNTRAMADRIYGRLVAQEYKAFVLHGDKDQKDRKQAIDRLKQGGVKILVATDVAARGLDVDGLDLVINFDMPRSGDEYVHRIGRTGRAGNDGLAISLICHGDWNLMSSIERYLKQSFERRTIKEVKGTYGGPKKVKASGKAVGVKKKKVDAKGEKKKTGAKAPTKRKIANRPKTDALSLVSKDGMAPLKRRKPEAPAAE